CCTTCGAGGCGATGGAGCAGTTGCCGCGGCAGCTCCAAGAAATCTGGGAACACCTGGGCTCCTACCTGGGCGCCAAGTGGGCCCAGAGCAAGGGCGATTTGCGCAACGGCCTCTTGGCCTTCGCCCTCTGGGCCCTGCTCATCCTTTTGTTCAGCGGCGTCTTCCTGATCGCCATCGCCTTCGTCTTCTACGGCAGCGCCCTGGCCTTGGCCGAGCTCCTCGGCGGCCGACCTTGGGCGGGCTTCCTCGTCTCGGGCGGCATCCTGCTCGCCGTCGGCGCCCTTTACATCCGTTGGAAGCTGAGCTCCCTGCGCCGGACCGCCTTAGAGAAAAAAATTAAGGATTATGAGCAAAAGCTCGAACGACAAAAGGAAAAATACGGAATCAACGCCCTGGAGCGGGCCGCGACCGCGGACTGAGCGCGAGCTGCTCGAGCTGGAGGCCGCGACCGCCAAGTCCGCCCTGGCCCAGTCCGCGAAGGCCGCGGCGCGCAATCTCGTTCGGGTCGCCGATCCGCGCGCCTGGACCGAGGATTATCCTTGGAAGAGCACCGGGATCGCCGCGGTCGCCGGCTTCTTCGTAGCCGCCCGCAGCGGAGGCCCGCCCGCCGCCAAGGGCGAGGCCGAACCTGCTTCCGGAACGCGCGAGGCCTCCGGTGCCTCTCCGTGGGACCTGGTGACCTCGCTGCTGCTCAGCAGCGGGACCGACGCGCTCAAGGGCGTCCTCACCCCGTGGCTTGCGCAAAAAATCCAACAGACCTTGGAAAAACGCGGGAGCGACGCATCGCCGCCGCCCTCCCAGCCGGACCCAGCCGCCGAGACCGTTTAAGATTTAGAACCGCGCCGGTCTTCCATCCTGGCAAGGATCCGCTCCGCCTCGCCCTCTTCCACCACGACGAAGCGAAGCTCCTCCGGCTCGTAGGCCAGTACCTCCGCTCGCGCGATGTCGAACCACCAGCCGTGGATCATCAGCTCCCCGGCCTCCAGGCGTTCTTTCACGAAGGGATAGGAGGCGACGTGCTCCATCTGGACCAAGACATTGAGCTGGGAGAGTCGGTTGACCGGGCTGAGCGCGGGATCCTTAGGGGCCTGGGAAACCTGCTTGAGGGTGGCCTCGCCGTGGCGCAGCCAATCCTGCAGGTGGGGCTCCCCTGCCGGCGGGCCCTCCAACAGGGCCCGCATCGCGCCGCACTCGGAATGGCCGCAAATAATGATGTCCTTGACGCCCAAGTTCTTCACCGAGAACTCGAGGGCCGCGGCGGCGGAGCCGCGCGGCTCCTCCGGCTTGTCCGGGAGGCAGGCCGGGATAAGGTTGCCGACGTTGCGCAGGACGAAGAGATCGCCCGGGTTGGTCGAGGCGAAGAGGTTCGGGACCACGCGGCTGTCCGAGCAGGCGACGAAGAAAGAGTCCGGTTTTTGCTCGAGGGCCAACTTGGCGAAGACCTCGCGCTGGGCGGGTTGCAGGTTTTTGCGGAATTCGACGATGC
The Deltaproteobacteria bacterium PRO3 DNA segment above includes these coding regions:
- a CDS encoding carbonic anhydrase encodes the protein MRKLLKGIVEFRKNLQPAQREVFAKLALEQKPDSFFVACSDSRVVPNLFASTNPGDLFVLRNVGNLIPACLPDKPEEPRGSAAAALEFSVKNLGVKDIIICGHSECGAMRALLEGPPAGEPHLQDWLRHGEATLKQVSQAPKDPALSPVNRLSQLNVLVQMEHVASYPFVKERLEAGELMIHGWWFDIARAEVLAYEPEELRFVVVEEGEAERILARMEDRRGSKS